From one Desmospora activa DSM 45169 genomic stretch:
- a CDS encoding glycoside hydrolase family 43 protein: MNSNGIWIADNNDGTYRNPILFADYSDPDVIRVGRDYFMVASSFTNMPGIPVLHSRDLVNWQLINYVFERLPFARYDQPRHGEGAWAPSIRYHNGRFWVFFATPDEGIFMSTTDDPFKKWSPLHQVKKGKGWIDPCPYWDEDGQAYLVNAFAKSRIGFKSVLGLSRMAPDGTKLLDEGAIIFDGNASHPTIEGPKLYKRNGYYYIFAPAGGVPTGWQTILRATNIDGPYEDKIVLHQGDTDINGPHQGGWIETESGESWFVHFQDRGAYGRIVHLQPVQWEEDWPLMGKDSNGDGIGEPVLQWKKPDTGQKQPLTAPPTDDDFTGERLGLQWQWQANPQRDWYTLGARESHLRLHAICANTESGYYYHDPNLLTQKFPAPSFQATAKLSFHPKSPAERAGLAVMGEAYGGLYLQSDADGLRVVRFSGQATETEVTETVDVVRTFSTAVGTPLYLRVTVEDGAVCRFSISEDGQNYQPLGASFVATKGKWVGAKLAIFCISRERGTDVGFADYDWFQIEAVKRG, translated from the coding sequence TTGAACAGCAACGGGATCTGGATCGCTGATAACAATGACGGCACATACCGAAACCCGATTTTATTTGCAGATTATTCCGATCCAGACGTCATCCGCGTCGGAAGGGATTATTTTATGGTCGCTTCCAGCTTTACCAACATGCCGGGAATTCCCGTGCTTCATTCCCGCGACTTGGTAAACTGGCAGCTGATCAATTATGTATTTGAGCGGTTGCCTTTTGCCCGCTATGATCAGCCCCGCCATGGCGAAGGAGCGTGGGCACCTAGTATCCGTTATCACAATGGTCGTTTTTGGGTGTTTTTTGCCACGCCGGATGAAGGTATTTTTATGAGCACTACCGACGATCCTTTCAAAAAATGGTCCCCTCTGCACCAGGTTAAAAAAGGTAAGGGCTGGATCGATCCCTGTCCCTATTGGGATGAGGATGGGCAGGCATACTTGGTGAACGCTTTTGCCAAGAGCCGCATCGGTTTTAAAAGCGTTCTCGGCTTGAGTCGGATGGCGCCGGATGGGACCAAACTGTTGGATGAGGGCGCTATCATCTTTGACGGAAATGCTTCTCATCCTACCATTGAGGGTCCCAAACTGTACAAGCGAAATGGTTACTACTATATTTTTGCCCCTGCGGGCGGCGTACCGACGGGATGGCAGACGATTTTGCGCGCAACCAATATCGATGGGCCTTATGAGGATAAAATTGTGCTTCATCAGGGGGATACGGATATCAACGGGCCCCATCAAGGGGGCTGGATTGAGACGGAATCCGGTGAATCCTGGTTTGTTCATTTTCAGGATCGGGGTGCCTACGGCCGAATCGTCCATTTGCAGCCGGTTCAATGGGAAGAGGACTGGCCGCTGATGGGGAAAGACAGCAACGGTGACGGCATCGGTGAACCGGTTTTGCAGTGGAAAAAGCCGGATACCGGTCAAAAGCAGCCGCTCACGGCGCCGCCGACAGACGATGACTTTACTGGGGAGCGGTTGGGGTTGCAGTGGCAATGGCAGGCCAATCCGCAGCGGGATTGGTATACCCTAGGTGCGCGTGAAAGTCATCTGCGCCTACATGCCATCTGTGCCAATACGGAGAGTGGTTACTACTATCATGACCCCAATCTCTTGACGCAAAAATTTCCGGCACCCTCGTTTCAAGCGACGGCAAAACTATCGTTTCATCCGAAGTCTCCTGCGGAACGAGCCGGATTGGCCGTGATGGGGGAGGCGTATGGGGGATTATATTTACAATCGGATGCCGACGGCTTGCGAGTGGTCCGTTTTTCCGGACAAGCAACGGAAACAGAAGTGACAGAGACGGTTGATGTCGTCCGCACCTTTTCTACGGCTGTAGGAACGCCGCTGTATCTGCGTGTGACTGTTGAGGATGGAGCGGTTTGTCGCTTTAGCATTAGTGAGGATGGTCAAAACTATCAACCCCTTGGTGCCAGTTTTGTTGCGACAAAAGGTAAGTGGGTAGGCGCGAAGCTAGCAATCTTTTGTATTAGCCGGGAACGGGGAACGGATGTCGGTTTTGCCGACTATGATTGGTTTCAAATTGAAGCGGTTAAAAGGGGATGA
- the xylB gene encoding xylulokinase: MRYVIGVDLGTSAVKCLLVSEGGEVVASASRPFDSMRIRSGYSEQDPEQWVQETVHCLQAVMAAAGVEASSVDGISFSGQMHGLVLLDEQQRLLRPAILWNDTRTSAECREIEATVGWEHLLAIAKNPALEGFTLPKLLWVRKHEPHLYDRAAVFLLPKDYVRFRLTGNIHAEFSDAAGTLLLDIPRREWSRELCDALAIDRGICPPLVESHACVGTLLPSIAEATGLTPSTPVFAGGADNACGAIGASVLEEDRTLCSIGTSGVILSPDRRERDVTGKLHYFNHAVPGIDYAMGVTLAAGQSLSWLRKLIAPSQSYDSLLAPIDSISPGAGGLLFTPYLSGERTPHADADIRGSFIGLDVSHSQAHMVRSVVEGITFSLCESLAILRAQGKSVDRIVSIGGGAQSETWLQIQADIFNAEMVSLRHEEGPGMGAAMLAAVGAGWFDRLDECAAVFVKWGRTFDPHPSRVEEYRQLFALYKEVYQQTESLSCRLKRFRDAERIQSV; this comes from the coding sequence GTGCGGTATGTAATCGGCGTCGATCTGGGCACGAGCGCGGTCAAATGTTTATTGGTAAGCGAGGGGGGAGAGGTGGTGGCATCTGCCTCCCGCCCTTTTGACAGCATGCGTATTCGTTCCGGTTATTCGGAACAAGATCCGGAGCAATGGGTACAGGAGACGGTGCACTGTCTACAAGCGGTGATGGCTGCTGCTGGTGTCGAGGCATCCAGTGTTGACGGTATCAGTTTTTCAGGGCAGATGCATGGGTTAGTGTTGCTCGATGAACAACAGCGTCTGTTGCGCCCTGCGATTTTATGGAATGATACTCGCACAAGCGCGGAATGCCGGGAGATTGAGGCGACCGTCGGGTGGGAGCATCTGCTTGCGATCGCTAAAAACCCGGCGCTAGAAGGTTTTACCCTGCCGAAGTTGTTATGGGTACGAAAACATGAACCCCATCTTTATGATCGTGCTGCCGTCTTTTTGCTGCCAAAGGATTATGTACGCTTTCGTCTGACTGGAAACATTCACGCGGAGTTTTCCGATGCCGCCGGGACGCTGTTGTTGGACATTCCCCGCCGCGAGTGGAGCAGGGAGCTGTGTGACGCCTTGGCTATCGACCGCGGTATTTGTCCGCCGCTGGTGGAATCACATGCCTGTGTAGGGACGCTGTTGCCGTCGATCGCGGAAGCGACTGGTTTGACGCCAAGCACCCCCGTGTTTGCTGGCGGGGCTGACAATGCTTGCGGTGCGATTGGAGCGAGCGTGCTGGAAGAAGACCGAACGTTGTGTAGTATCGGCACTTCCGGTGTCATCCTGTCGCCGGATCGGCGAGAGCGGGATGTGACGGGTAAACTCCATTACTTTAACCATGCAGTTCCGGGAATCGATTATGCCATGGGCGTAACCTTGGCGGCGGGACAAAGCTTATCGTGGCTGCGCAAGCTGATCGCTCCCTCTCAATCCTATGACAGCCTGTTGGCTCCCATCGACTCTATTTCGCCAGGGGCGGGTGGACTACTATTTACCCCCTACCTGTCAGGGGAGCGTACCCCTCATGCCGATGCGGATATCCGTGGTAGCTTTATTGGATTGGACGTTTCCCATTCACAAGCTCATATGGTACGTAGTGTGGTGGAAGGGATCACCTTTTCCTTGTGTGAAAGTTTGGCGATTTTGCGGGCTCAGGGGAAGAGCGTCGATCGCATTGTTTCCATCGGCGGTGGCGCCCAAAGCGAGACCTGGTTGCAGATTCAGGCGGATATCTTTAATGCGGAAATGGTGTCACTTCGCCATGAAGAAGGACCGGGTATGGGGGCGGCGATGTTGGCGGCGGTGGGGGCCGGCTGGTTTGATCGCTTGGATGAATGTGCAGCGGTATTTGTAAAATGGGGTCGTACCTTTGATCCACATCCCAGCCGAGTGGAGGAATATCGGCAATTGTTTGCACTTTACAAAGAGGTCTATCAGCAGACGGAGTCCCTATCATGCCGCCTTAAGAGATTTCGAGATGCCGAGCGCATCCAGTCCGTTTGA